A genomic segment from Rhizoctonia solani chromosome 11, complete sequence encodes:
- a CDS encoding The BTB (BR-C, ttk and bab)/POZ (Pox virus and Zinc finger) domain, translated as MTFLRSETYYFPRGDVVIQVESILFRLHRDILETHSYFFRDMLSIPILDAGEGAADNNPLRLPRDLCSAQSFTRLCQFIYPMEVGKLPTIRVKDFSAWEPVLEATLALQMPGIQRYIMSGFEVDEDNIPSQAINLLGWAVRCDTPLEALKFECFRTLAYRRQALSQEEGMFLGAKTTTTVMRIRERIRSLFIFSETLQKDIRPHGTCGTRAACQKYVFQQIVKNLTMDTFGPETPEDSQDNADIFQIDSGGLYCYECGPTLIEIARALRQAKLDEELHRCVNGMKL; from the exons ATGACTTTTCTACGATCTGAGACGTATTACTTCCCTCGTGGGGACGTTGTAATACAG GTTGAAAGTATTTTATTTAGACTGCACCGGGACATTCTGGAGACGCACTCGTACTTTTTCCGCGACATGTTGTCCATACCGATCCTCGACGCGGGAGAGGGGGCCGCCGACAACAATCCACTACGCCTCCCGCGTGACCTCTGTTCAGCCCAGTCGTTCACGAGGCTATGTCAATTCATTTATCCAAT GGAAGTTGGCAAGCTACCAACTATTCGGGTCAAGGATTTTAGCGCTTGGGAGCCAGTGTTGGAGGCCACTCTGGCCCTCCAGATGCCTGGCATTCAACGATATATCATGTCAGGTTTTGAAGTAGACGAGGATAATATCCCATCGCAGGCGATTAATCTTCTTGGCTGGGCTGTGCGTTGTGACACCCCACTGGAGGCTCTGAAGTTCGAGTGCTTCAGAACTCTTGCTTACCGACGCCAGGCACTCTCCCAGGAAGAGGGAATGTTCTTGGGGGCCAAGACGACCACGACCGTGATGCGGATTCGGGAACGGATTCGGAGTTTGTTTATTTTCTCCGAGACCCTCCAAAAGGATATTCGCCCTCATGGTACATGTGGGACGCGGGCTGCTTGCCAAAAGTATGTCTTCCAGCAGATTGTTAAGAATTTAACAATGGACACGTTTGGACCCGAAACCCCCGAAGATTCCCAAGATAATGCAGATATTTTTCAAATCGACTCGGGGGGGTTGTATTGCTACGAATGTGGGCCTACGCTTATCGAGATTGCACGGGCTTTGAGACAAGCTAAGCTTGACGAAGAGCTGCACCGTTGTGTCAATGGGATGAAGCTGTAG